In Propionicimonas paludicola, a single window of DNA contains:
- the hutU gene encoding urocanate hydratase yields MTHESVRAPRGTTISAKSWQTEAPLRMLMNNLDPEVAERPEDLVVYGGTGRAARSWAAFDAIVDTLRDLEADETLLVQSGKPVGVFRTHEWAPRVLIANSNLVGDWATWEHFRKLEAEGLMMYGQMTAGSWIYIGTQGILQGTFETFGAVARKRFGGTLAGTLTLTAGCGGMGGAQPLAVTMNEGVVLIVDVDATRLARRVEHGYLDEYTDDYASAVAKVTAAKAERRPLSVGLVGNAAEVFPRLLADGVEIDVVTDQTSAHDPLSYLPIGISVEEWHQAAAADPVGFTERARASMAAHVEAMVGFLDRGAEVFDYGNSLRTEAELGGYERAFAFPGFVPAYIRPLFCEGKGPFRWAALSGDPADIAATDEAILELFPHDEQLRRWITQASEKVHFEGLPARICWLGYGERHLAGLKFNELVASGKVSAPIAIGRDHLDSGSVASPYRETEAMADGSDAVADWPLLNALLNTSSGATWVSIHHGGGVGIGRSIHAGQVIVADGTELAAQKIARVLTNDPGTGVMRHVDAGYERAREVARERGVRIPMES; encoded by the coding sequence ATGACCCACGAGTCCGTCCGCGCCCCCCGCGGCACCACCATCTCGGCCAAATCCTGGCAGACCGAGGCCCCGCTGCGGATGCTGATGAACAACCTCGATCCCGAGGTGGCCGAGCGTCCCGAAGACCTGGTCGTCTACGGCGGCACCGGACGGGCAGCCCGCTCCTGGGCGGCCTTCGACGCCATCGTCGACACCCTGCGCGACCTGGAGGCGGACGAGACCCTGCTGGTCCAGTCCGGCAAGCCGGTCGGGGTGTTCCGCACCCACGAGTGGGCGCCGCGGGTGCTGATCGCCAACTCCAACCTGGTCGGCGACTGGGCCACCTGGGAGCACTTCCGCAAGCTGGAAGCCGAAGGCCTGATGATGTACGGCCAGATGACGGCCGGCTCGTGGATCTACATCGGCACCCAGGGCATCCTGCAGGGCACCTTCGAGACCTTCGGTGCCGTGGCCCGCAAGCGCTTCGGCGGCACCTTGGCCGGAACCCTGACCCTGACCGCCGGCTGTGGCGGGATGGGTGGAGCCCAGCCGCTGGCAGTCACCATGAACGAGGGCGTAGTGCTGATCGTGGACGTGGACGCCACCCGGCTGGCCCGCCGAGTCGAGCACGGCTACCTCGACGAGTACACCGACGACTACGCCTCGGCCGTGGCGAAGGTGACCGCGGCCAAGGCCGAGCGGCGTCCGCTCTCGGTGGGCCTGGTCGGCAATGCCGCCGAGGTTTTCCCCCGGCTGCTGGCCGACGGCGTTGAGATCGACGTGGTCACCGACCAGACCAGTGCCCACGACCCGCTGAGCTACCTGCCGATCGGCATCTCGGTCGAGGAATGGCACCAGGCTGCCGCCGCCGACCCGGTCGGCTTCACCGAGCGGGCCCGCGCATCGATGGCCGCTCACGTCGAGGCCATGGTCGGCTTCCTGGATCGCGGCGCCGAGGTCTTCGACTACGGCAACTCGCTGCGCACCGAGGCCGAGTTGGGCGGCTACGAGCGAGCTTTCGCCTTCCCGGGCTTCGTGCCGGCCTACATTCGTCCGCTGTTCTGCGAGGGCAAGGGCCCGTTCCGCTGGGCCGCGCTGTCCGGCGACCCGGCCGACATCGCCGCCACCGACGAGGCCATCTTGGAGCTGTTCCCGCACGACGAGCAGCTGCGTCGCTGGATCACCCAGGCCTCCGAGAAGGTGCACTTCGAAGGTCTTCCGGCCCGGATCTGCTGGCTCGGCTACGGCGAACGCCACCTGGCCGGACTGAAGTTCAACGAGCTGGTCGCCTCCGGCAAGGTGTCCGCACCGATCGCCATCGGCCGCGACCACCTGGATTCGGGCTCGGTGGCGTCCCCGTACCGGGAGACCGAGGCCATGGCCGACGGATCGGACGCCGTGGCCGACTGGCCGCTGCTGAACGCCCTGCTGAACACCTCCTCGGGCGCCACCTGGGTGTCGATCCATCACGGCGGCGGGGTTGGCATCGGACGCTCGATCCACGCCGGCCAGGTGATCGTGGCCGACGGCACCGAGCTGGCCGCGCAGAAGATCGCCCGGGTGCTCACCAACGACCCGGGCACCGGCGTGATGCGCCACGTCGACGCCGGCTACGAGCGGGCCCGTGAGGTGGCTCGCGAGCGCGGCGTCCGGATCCCGATGGAGAGCTGA
- the hutH gene encoding histidine ammonia-lyase: protein MSQTVDTDVMIGAEPLSLEVVVAVARHHHPVGLAEQALSEVDRSAAVIAGLAADERPHYGVSTGFGALATVRIPPERRVQLQESLVRSHAASSGDPIEDEVVRATLLLRLQTLATGRTGVRRQTVQAYADLLNSGLTPVVGEYGSLGCSGDLAPLAHCALALMGEGEVRAPDGEILPAAAALALAGLTPISLVEKEGLALINGTDGMLGQLALAIHDLNQLVDHADLAAALSVQALGGLDGVFADDLQQLRPHPGQAESAANIRRALADSPLIEANRRDGAIRVQDAYSLRCAPQVHGAVRDTIAHARLVAERELRSAVDNPVVTIDGRVESNGNFHGAPLGYVLDFLAIAVADLASISERRTDRLLDPARSRGLSPFLADDPGVDSGHMIAQYTQAAIVSELKRLATPASVDSIPTSAMQEDHVSMGWSAARKLRRALDGLRRVVAIEILSAARAIDLRALPASAVSQAVIDQLRTRVPAPGPDRYLAPEIADAVAMVGSGVLLAAARDAAPSAA from the coding sequence ATGAGTCAGACCGTCGATACCGACGTGATGATCGGCGCCGAGCCGCTCAGCCTGGAGGTGGTGGTGGCGGTCGCCCGCCACCACCACCCGGTCGGGCTGGCCGAGCAGGCACTGTCCGAGGTGGACCGGTCGGCGGCAGTGATCGCCGGCCTGGCCGCCGATGAGCGTCCGCACTACGGGGTGAGCACCGGCTTCGGCGCGCTGGCCACCGTGCGGATCCCGCCGGAGCGCCGCGTTCAGCTCCAGGAGTCGCTGGTGCGCAGCCATGCGGCCTCCAGCGGCGATCCGATCGAGGACGAGGTGGTCCGGGCCACTCTGCTGCTGCGGCTGCAGACCCTGGCCACCGGACGCACCGGCGTCCGCCGCCAGACCGTCCAGGCCTATGCCGATCTGCTGAACTCCGGGCTGACTCCGGTGGTCGGCGAGTACGGCAGCCTGGGCTGCTCGGGCGACCTGGCTCCGCTGGCGCACTGCGCACTGGCCCTGATGGGCGAAGGCGAGGTGCGTGCTCCGGACGGGGAGATCCTGCCAGCCGCGGCCGCGCTGGCCCTGGCCGGGCTGACCCCGATCTCCCTGGTGGAGAAGGAGGGCCTGGCCCTGATCAACGGCACCGACGGCATGCTCGGCCAGTTGGCCTTGGCCATCCACGACCTGAACCAGCTGGTCGACCACGCCGACCTGGCCGCAGCCCTAAGCGTCCAGGCCCTGGGCGGCTTGGACGGGGTCTTCGCCGATGACCTGCAGCAGCTGCGTCCCCATCCCGGTCAGGCCGAGTCTGCGGCGAACATCCGCCGGGCGCTGGCCGACTCGCCACTGATCGAGGCCAATCGCCGCGACGGCGCGATCCGCGTCCAGGACGCCTACTCGCTGCGCTGCGCACCGCAGGTGCACGGCGCCGTCCGGGACACCATCGCCCACGCCCGGCTGGTCGCCGAGCGAGAGCTCCGCTCCGCAGTCGACAACCCGGTGGTCACCATCGATGGACGGGTGGAGTCCAACGGCAACTTCCACGGCGCCCCGCTGGGCTACGTGTTGGATTTCCTGGCCATCGCCGTGGCCGACCTGGCCAGCATCAGCGAGCGGCGCACCGACCGGCTGCTCGACCCGGCCCGCAGCCGCGGCCTGTCGCCGTTCCTTGCCGACGACCCCGGCGTCGACTCCGGCCACATGATCGCCCAGTACACCCAGGCCGCCATCGTCAGCGAGCTCAAGCGGCTGGCCACCCCGGCCTCGGTGGACTCGATCCCGACCTCGGCCATGCAGGAGGACCACGTCTCGATGGGCTGGTCGGCTGCCCGCAAGCTGCGCAGAGCCCTGGACGGACTACGCCGGGTGGTGGCCATCGAGATCCTGTCCGCGGCCCGAGCCATCGACCTGCGCGCGCTGCCGGCCTCGGCGGTCAGCCAGGCCGTGATCGACCAGCTGCGCACCCGAGTGCCGGCCCCCGGCCCGGACCGCTACCTGGCACCGGAGATCGCCGATGCCGTGGCCATGGTGGGCAGCGGAGTGTTGCTGGCCGCCGCGCGGGATGCGGCTCCGTCCGCCGCCTGA
- a CDS encoding allantoate amidohydrolase: MGANQLLAELERVGRTRGGGYTRLAWDDATMTLREWFAGQAAALGLELTEDGNGNQTAWWGCGSDALLVGSHLDSVPEGGPLDGPLGVASALAAVARLKASGWTPSRPLGVVNFSDEEGGRFGVACLGSRLATGAITPDAALALRDASGTSLGEVMRARGRDPRAAGRSDWLGSVSQYVELHVEQGRWLAPHGTAVGVASAIWPHGRYRFEFCGEGNHAGATAMADRHDPMLAYAATVLAARELATSSGQRATLGRVLVEPGSTNSIPSKVVAWLDARADAEPALEALVNGIVRRAKAAAEFDGTQVNFRAESTTGAVEFDHALRHRLAALLDAPALPTGAGHDAGILAAKLPTAMLFVRNPTGISHAPEETSTPEDIEAGVDALTAVIRDLG; the protein is encoded by the coding sequence ATGGGCGCCAACCAGCTCCTCGCCGAGCTCGAGAGGGTCGGACGCACCCGCGGCGGCGGCTACACCCGGCTGGCCTGGGACGACGCCACCATGACCCTGCGGGAGTGGTTCGCCGGACAGGCGGCCGCGCTCGGCCTGGAGCTCACCGAGGACGGCAACGGCAACCAGACCGCCTGGTGGGGCTGCGGCTCGGACGCGCTGCTAGTCGGCTCACACCTGGATTCGGTGCCCGAAGGCGGACCGCTGGACGGCCCGCTCGGGGTGGCCTCGGCGCTGGCCGCCGTGGCCCGGCTCAAGGCGTCCGGGTGGACGCCGAGTCGTCCGCTGGGCGTGGTGAACTTCAGCGACGAGGAGGGCGGACGCTTCGGCGTGGCCTGCCTGGGCTCGCGGCTGGCCACCGGGGCCATCACCCCCGACGCCGCGCTCGCGCTGCGCGATGCCAGCGGCACCAGCCTGGGCGAGGTGATGCGTGCCCGTGGACGTGACCCGCGGGCTGCCGGACGGTCGGACTGGTTGGGTTCGGTGAGTCAGTACGTCGAGCTGCACGTCGAACAGGGCCGCTGGCTGGCCCCGCACGGAACCGCGGTCGGGGTGGCCTCGGCCATCTGGCCACACGGCCGCTACCGCTTCGAGTTCTGCGGCGAGGGCAACCACGCCGGCGCCACCGCCATGGCCGACCGGCACGATCCGATGCTGGCCTACGCGGCCACGGTGCTGGCCGCCCGCGAGCTGGCCACCAGCTCCGGACAACGGGCAACGCTGGGACGAGTGCTGGTCGAACCGGGCAGCACCAACTCGATCCCGTCCAAGGTGGTGGCCTGGCTGGACGCCCGGGCCGACGCCGAGCCCGCCCTGGAGGCCCTAGTCAACGGGATCGTCCGGCGGGCCAAGGCCGCGGCCGAGTTCGACGGCACTCAGGTGAACTTCCGGGCCGAGTCGACCACCGGCGCCGTCGAGTTCGACCACGCGCTGCGGCATCGGCTGGCCGCCCTCCTGGACGCCCCCGCGCTGCCCACCGGAGCCGGTCATGATGCCGGCATCCTGGCCGCGAAGCTGCCCACGGCCATGCTGTTCGTCCGCAACCCCACCGGCATCTCGCACGCCCCCGAGGAGACCTCGACGCCCGAAGACATCGAGGCCGGCGTGGACGCTCTGACTGCCGTGATCCGGGACCTGGGATGA
- a CDS encoding formimidoylglutamate deiminase — translation MTSVPAFANCHSHAFHRSLRARTVGGADFWGWRDRMYAVAGLLDADRYHRLAKATFAEMRLAGYASVGEFHYLHSPDLAEAVIEAARAVGLRICLLSTLYERAGFADEPLHPVQQRFVLPLEVWQSRVTGLAARYADDPLVVIGTAIHSVRAVAPEHLAAAAATVPDAPLHVHVSEQPAENAACLAATGRTPVELLAEAGVWGPRTTAVHATHLTRGDIEILGSAGSYVCFCPSTEAELADGIGPSVALREAGARITLGSDSNTVIDGFAEARALAMHERLATGSRDGWTTEQLWRAASADGHASLGFSVSDTLTLRPSVQTAGMTEPLWAAGATDVLPPPDLDPAEVAAELSDVIDELWSLA, via the coding sequence ATGACCAGCGTCCCGGCGTTCGCGAACTGCCACTCGCACGCCTTCCACCGATCGCTGCGGGCCCGGACCGTCGGCGGCGCCGACTTCTGGGGCTGGCGGGACCGGATGTACGCCGTGGCCGGGCTGCTGGACGCCGACCGCTACCACCGGCTGGCCAAGGCCACCTTCGCCGAGATGCGGCTGGCCGGCTACGCCAGCGTCGGCGAGTTCCACTACCTGCACTCCCCCGACCTGGCCGAGGCCGTGATCGAGGCCGCCCGCGCGGTGGGCCTGCGGATCTGCCTGCTGTCCACCCTCTACGAGCGGGCCGGTTTCGCCGATGAGCCGCTGCACCCGGTTCAGCAGCGCTTCGTGCTGCCGCTGGAGGTCTGGCAGAGCCGGGTCACCGGCCTGGCCGCCCGCTATGCCGACGATCCACTGGTGGTGATCGGCACCGCCATCCACTCGGTGCGCGCTGTGGCGCCCGAGCATCTGGCGGCGGCCGCCGCCACCGTGCCGGACGCGCCCCTGCACGTCCATGTCTCCGAGCAGCCGGCCGAGAACGCCGCCTGCCTGGCCGCCACCGGACGCACCCCGGTGGAACTGCTGGCCGAGGCCGGAGTCTGGGGCCCGCGGACCACCGCCGTCCACGCCACTCACCTGACCAGGGGCGATATCGAGATCCTGGGTTCGGCGGGCAGCTACGTGTGCTTCTGCCCGTCCACCGAAGCCGAACTGGCCGACGGCATCGGGCCGTCGGTAGCGCTGCGCGAGGCGGGCGCCCGGATCACCCTGGGCTCGGACTCCAACACCGTGATCGATGGCTTCGCCGAGGCCCGGGCACTGGCCATGCACGAGCGACTGGCCACCGGCTCCCGGGACGGCTGGACCACCGAGCAGCTGTGGCGGGCGGCCAGCGCCGACGGCCACGCCTCGCTGGGATTCTCGGTCTCCGACACCCTCACCCTGCGCCCTTCGGTGCAGACTGCCGGCATGACCGAACCGCTGTGGGCCGCCGGCGCCACCGACGTGCTGCCGCCGCCCGACCTGGATCCGGCCGAGGTGGCCGCCGAGCTGTCCGACGTGATCGACGAGCTGTGGAGCTTGGCGTGA